A part of Marinihelvus fidelis genomic DNA contains:
- a CDS encoding sensor histidine kinase — MAIENKRLRRRLFRVAPVLAALLVLLVSLVLVSDVPEDAGGYNRVYLWVLVLTIVALALLALAIVSRFVALYRNVRAEVPGARLSARWVRNFLVMSLPPALIVYFVSAWFLSKTVDSWFDVEVESALADSLRLGKEFLDRRTFEARGQVRQLGNAIDMADDDNDAIRRVLLDSVRAAGPVELSVLSANGRIEASAAFDPLASLPDRPGDYALLQARERGEYAAAEPGADGSLTIRVLQRLPDTGSGGGVYLLQALYPLPETISALTSNIEQEYHRYQNIAYLRGWLKQSFLLILSLVLGLTVLLAILAALTAARRMVAPISSLALATRRVASGDLGQAVETGGRDEIGFLAQSFNEMTEALLRASDEAESSRARLQAQGEYLETVLGSLSAGVFSLDGEGRLVRVNRAAEKILGLPAGASVGQPLAKLAAGGTDLQPLTDTIGRHLGRGHGGWQEEILLERDGRPLVLLARGSRLASTESNDGHVVVFDDVTVLNRAQRDAAWAEVARRLAHEVKNPLTPIRLAAERLRMKLMDRLDGRDAEMLDRSATTIVAQVEALRKLVDAFGDYAREPDLERVPVRLDRLVNNVVELYRQGDPGLVIELDMCEGPEGLSADAGQLRQLLHNLIRNAIEANVDGRPTRIGIRTRVIDDDDEARLELRVDDNGPGFPDSVLAQPFEPYVTHKPNGSGLGLAICRKIIDDHDGTIAIVNHDGGARAVITLPLAPETVS, encoded by the coding sequence ATGGCCATTGAAAACAAGCGGCTGAGACGACGCCTGTTCCGTGTTGCCCCGGTGCTGGCCGCGCTGCTGGTGCTGCTGGTCTCGCTGGTGCTGGTCAGTGACGTACCCGAGGATGCCGGCGGCTACAACCGCGTTTACCTGTGGGTACTGGTACTGACCATCGTTGCCCTTGCGCTGCTGGCCCTGGCCATCGTGTCCCGGTTCGTCGCCCTTTACCGCAACGTTCGCGCCGAGGTTCCAGGGGCAAGGCTCTCGGCCCGCTGGGTCCGGAACTTCCTCGTCATGTCGTTGCCGCCGGCCCTGATCGTCTATTTCGTGTCCGCGTGGTTTCTCTCCAAAACCGTGGACAGCTGGTTTGATGTCGAGGTCGAGTCGGCCCTCGCCGACTCCCTGCGCCTGGGCAAGGAGTTCCTCGACCGCCGCACCTTCGAGGCCCGGGGCCAGGTGCGCCAACTGGGCAATGCCATCGATATGGCCGATGACGACAACGATGCAATCCGGCGCGTGCTGCTGGACAGCGTCAGGGCGGCCGGCCCGGTGGAGCTCAGCGTGCTGTCGGCCAACGGCCGTATCGAGGCCAGCGCGGCCTTCGACCCACTGGCCAGCCTGCCCGACCGGCCAGGAGACTACGCACTGCTGCAGGCACGGGAGCGTGGCGAGTACGCCGCGGCGGAGCCCGGCGCCGATGGCAGCCTGACCATCCGGGTGCTGCAGCGCTTACCTGACACCGGCTCTGGCGGCGGCGTCTACCTATTGCAGGCGCTGTACCCCCTGCCCGAGACCATCAGCGCACTCACCAGCAATATCGAGCAGGAATACCACCGATACCAGAACATCGCCTACCTGCGTGGCTGGCTGAAGCAGAGTTTCCTGCTGATCCTGTCGCTGGTCCTGGGCCTGACGGTGCTGCTGGCGATCCTGGCGGCGCTGACCGCCGCGCGCCGAATGGTCGCGCCGATCTCCAGCCTGGCGCTGGCCACGCGCCGGGTGGCCTCCGGCGACCTGGGGCAAGCCGTGGAAACCGGCGGGCGCGATGAAATCGGCTTCCTGGCGCAGTCGTTCAATGAAATGACCGAGGCCCTGCTGCGCGCCAGCGACGAGGCGGAAAGCAGCCGCGCCAGGCTGCAGGCCCAGGGCGAGTACCTGGAGACCGTGCTCGGCAGCCTGAGCGCCGGCGTATTCTCGCTCGACGGTGAAGGTCGGCTGGTCCGCGTCAACCGGGCCGCCGAGAAGATTCTCGGGCTGCCGGCCGGCGCCAGCGTCGGCCAGCCCCTGGCAAAGCTGGCCGCCGGCGGAACTGACCTGCAACCGCTGACCGACACCATCGGCCGCCACCTGGGTCGCGGCCATGGCGGCTGGCAGGAGGAGATCCTGCTGGAACGTGACGGCCGCCCGCTGGTTCTGCTGGCCCGCGGCTCCAGGCTGGCCTCCACCGAGTCGAACGATGGCCACGTGGTGGTGTTCGACGACGTCACCGTGCTCAACCGCGCCCAGCGCGATGCCGCCTGGGCCGAAGTCGCGCGGCGACTGGCGCACGAGGTCAAGAACCCGCTGACGCCCATCCGCCTGGCCGCCGAGCGCCTGCGCATGAAGCTGATGGACCGCCTGGACGGGCGCGACGCCGAGATGCTCGACCGCTCGGCCACCACCATCGTGGCCCAGGTCGAGGCGTTGCGAAAACTGGTCGACGCCTTCGGCGACTATGCCCGCGAGCCGGACCTGGAGCGCGTGCCGGTGCGCCTGGACCGCCTGGTCAACAATGTCGTGGAACTCTACCGGCAGGGCGACCCCGGGCTGGTGATCGAGCTTGACATGTGTGAGGGCCCGGAGGGCCTTTCCGCGGATGCCGGCCAGTTGAGGCAGCTGCTGCACAACCTGATCCGAAACGCCATCGAGGCCAACGTTGACGGCCGCCCGACCCGCATCGGCATCCGCACCCGGGTCATTGATGACGACGACGAAGCGCGCCTGGAACTGCGCGTGGACGATAACGGACCGGGGTTCCCCGACTCGGTGCTGGCCCAGCCGTTCGAACCCTATGTCACGCACAAGCCCAACGGCAGCGGCCTGGGGCTGGCCATCTGCCGCAAGATCATCGATGACCACGACGGCACGATTGCCATCGTCAATCACGACGGCGGCGCCCGCGCCGTCATTACGCTTCCGCTGGCGCCCGAAACGGTGTCATGA